The stretch of DNA CCCATGAATGTGGCTTTCCTGGTTTTGAAATGTTTCTGTCCTCCAGTGGAGGGGTGAGATCCAGGAGTTCTGCCCCAACACCAAGATGCTGCTGGTGGGCTGCAAGTCGGACCTCCGCACTGACCTCACCACTCTGGTGGAGCTGTCCAATCACAGACAGACGCCCGTGTCATATGATCAGGTGGGTGTTGATGATCTATGTCCGTTCTGGCCTGTATAAACACGGAAAGTGCTAAAAGGATTGCTAATAATCCAAACAGTTTTCCCTTTCATGAACTGACTTTGTTCCTTTTAGTGTCAGAATCTCTTCTAAcccctgtgtggtgtgtgtgtgtgtgtgtacctgctcctctctcagggCTCCAACATGGCCAAGCAGCTGAGCGCCCCCTACATCGAGTGTTCCTCCCTGCAGTCTGAGAACAGCGTCAGAGACATCTTCCATGTGGCCACGCTGGCCTGCGTCAACAAGAACAGCAAGAACGTCAAACGCAGCAAGTCCTCCAGGGCCACCAAGAGGATCTCGCACATGCCCAACAGGCCCGAGCTGGCGGCGGTGGCTTCGGACATACGCAAAGACAAGGCCAAGAGCTGTGCCATCATGTGATTGGCCAGGACTAGGGAGACTTGTCGCTGTTGTGGACAAATGGGAtcaggggatgaggaggaagtgacacggAGCTCTaagcctcctctcttcttttacACACGTGCCAAGCATTGAGAGGGGGGTGCCACACTGCTCTGCACTTTAAACCATCTGCTTATCTCTCTGTTTTGTCCGGGACTACGAACAATATGAAGCCCTGTTCTACCGTCCTGCAGGAATCATGGACTGTTGGCTGGAGACGATGAAGGAAATGTCTGGAGCTTGCCAATGTCTTCTGGAGGAGAAAATGTTTGGGGAATTTCTGAAGCCTAAACTTGTCAACAAAGCAAACTAGGGGCCACACAGGAAGACATGCAGACTTCTGACTTATATCAGACCTCTCTTCTGCTCCCCCCCGAAGTGACATCATAACCATTGTGGCCCAGGTCGAGGATCTGGACAGGAAGTTATTATAAGTGGTGTCAGGTTAAGTTTTTGCCcttgaaggaaaaaaaaaagatggaggAATCACCAGTGAGGAAAATTTGTTCTAGAAAGCGaaaggctgctgctgctgttcatCGACATCATTATCGGCCTATGGATCTCTTGCACTGGCCGCAGGGCCTGGCATGACGTTGTAATGACACACTCACTGTGGTTGCACAGGCaagccccacccctccacctctcttttgTTACTGCCTTGAAACAGTCAAATGGAGAtgacgtgtgtgtttttggtcgATGCTGTTGCGCACTGTTAACAATGGTATCTGAAAGCCGCCTTTTTAATGTGCTTTGCTCTGTCTGCGGAACGTTCTAGCACTGCTCAAACCTCTCCGTTTTCTGGACCCTCTATTGTCATCGTTTGTTGCTTATTATTAATTTACAACCAAAGAATCTGAACAGGGCAGAGGTCGCTTGCGGTAGCACAGCCTATTTTCTAGTGTGTGCTTTGcttgtgtgccccccccccccccccccctcccctccatgtcTGGCGTGTAGCCCTGACAGCAGTGCCGCTGACCACAgataggaagaggagggtgaagcAGACCACCTCTACATgcttaatccccccccccacacacacatgcctctgAACCACAGCAATTACAAGCCCtataccctcccccctccccccccctctagcCACTTTCTAGTTTTGCCATtggacaccccctccccccccgccccagaaCAAGCCACTGCAGCTCTCCCACAACAATTCAAACCCACTGAAATAAGCCTCCTGTTTCTCCCTGTCCATGGGCCTCTGTGGGGTCTGGGATGCATGTTCTGTACAGCCTCGCCCTGCTCTGACATGTCCTACCGTCTGGAAGGGCCCATGGTTCAGTTTACGATGTTTTACATTTGAAAGAGACAAGCTTGTATGGGATGAAGGGTTCATAAGAGAATATCAGGATTCTTTCTGGAGTAAATTAGCAGCAAGTACACATCTTGGTCTGGAGGGCTTCACTCATGGTGAAGAATCatcagggggtgggggtggagttgGGTATCTAACGAGCTTACAGACTCTGTAGCTGGCATCCTCGTTACTTCATGACGCATATCCTGTTCAGTCTCCTCCCACTCATGACTTATCGTTACATATCGTACCGTTACTATCTCAGTCGTTGGTTAGTTTAACCAAACATTTCCAGGACTGGAGACATTCGGCAGTCTGCTCTCAGAAGGATCCCTGAGGTGTTCCACTGTTTAAAAAATGTTAAATTAAAGTTGCCACGGTGTTAGCTGTAGAACATCTATCTTTTTGAATGTTTGTCCATTTGTACGTCTGTATGATTGGTGTTTCCACAGTATTTATTGAAGTTATATATTTTTCTTCCCTTGCCAATAAAGTTGTTGTAAAATTGCTTTGTCTTTACTGTTATTACTTAGCCTGGGTGTCAGCtgaatttagccccgcccacaaaacaaTTTGGTCGGGAATTTGCTCTGGGGTCTCTGGATTGGGAAAATACCATGTCCGAACGAGCTGTTCAATCAATTtgtcagggtgggctttatacgatgatgaacagatgatcaacagtaaagtAATCATCCGTCACCAAGGAGCGATTGGGTTGTTAAACAAGACACTACGTAGCTTTGGTTGTAGGTCTGTTCAATTGAGAGATGAGACTTTTTTTTCCCGGGTTCGGTGGAAACACGCCCCTTACTCACAGCCTAACGGAGCGGTATCAGAGTCATTCTGACTATAattgagtatgacaacgtcaggctagttgtTACTTCCCCGTTGAGGAGAGACAGATAATTGCATCACTTGGGATCTTGCATGCCTCTTGCATTAATACTACTTGAGCTTCATTAAGTCACGTTATCTTGTCATGCAGTTTTAATATCCAAGTTCCAAGAAGGGCATATCCGACTGACCTATGTAGGCAGAATCCTATCACGCAGAAGTATATTGGGTAAAGAAATAAGATGCTTGTTGGGCCAAGCATTATATCTGTCTTTTTCTTCCGTCCCAAAGCAGTACAAGCCTTTTCTGTAAACAGACGTTGTCAAAGATATTTAACTAAAGCGCTTTGACTATCTCGTATGCATCCTGGCCTCCCCTGACGATTTTCACCCAATAAATGTAGCGGTTGTTAGCATCTGACGAAAGGTTTTGTGCGACAGACTTAGCTTCAGGAACCGAGCGCCTTGTGAATCACTATGATTTAGACAACACTGGATTCGCCTGCTCAACAGATTCAAGAAATCATGCCCCGCTGATCGAGGAATGCACCGCTCCGTCCAACTGCTCTTGATGTAGCCTATTATGCACTGAAATCGCAGTTGTTGGCCATGATGTATTTTTTCACGGACCATTTCCTCCCATAAAAGCACTGCAACCGGGGACTCACTAATGGTCGACACCCCCATGCATTGCAGGTCAGTCATTGTCACATCCGACACTTCTGTGAGTCAGTCGTCATTATTTATTAAATCAGCGCAATTTTAATTTTACAAATCCAATTCCCCCTCTCAGTCTATGGAGCACAATTTTTCAGGTTACCGCTGGGTCCTAAGGCCTAGGTTTCCTAAGTCCTTAAGTCTGTAACTAACAGCTCAGAGAGTAAACTGAGGAATGGTTCTCCTCTCAGACTAGCTGAACTCTGAATCTTTGTGTTTTCTACTTCAAAGGACCTTCTTCTGGTACTACACAGACTACATCTGTGGACAGACGTGGTCACATGTATGGTGCATGGGTGTGCTCTTGTGTCCTGGCACAACTTTACATAGcaaacctttaaaaaaagagtGTCTTTCTTTGCTTTAAGATGACTTGGAATGCAgattccctcctcttccctctccctctctttctctgtcttttaaTCAGAATGACCTCTAGAGGGGTTGTAGATATCCTCATAACATGGGTGGAAGGAACATGGGTGCGCACATCTGTCATTGTTTTACGGCCCAGAAGACCGGTGAGAGACTGGTCCTCCCGGACCCAAAGAAGTGGGATTGATGTCATGAACCTACAGGGCTGTTTGTGATTATTCATTTCAGCATCTGGCTGTAGGGAACCCTTTTCTCGCTGGAACTGGACCTTGGCCCCAAAGGAGTTGACTGGGACTGGACCTCAACACCAGACGAGATGACTGGGACTGGACCTCAACACCAGAGGAGATGACTGGGATTGGACCTCAACACCAAATGAGATGACTGGGACTGGACCTCAACACCAGAGGAGATGACTGGGACTGGACCTCAACACCAGACGAGATGACTGGGACTGGACCTCAACACCATATGAGATGACTGGGACTGGACCTCAACACCAGATGAGATGACTGGGACTGGACTTCAGCACCAGGGGAGATGACTGACCTCCAGGTCTCTAGCAGGCATGCAGTTACTCCTTTGACTCTACCTCCAGATGTCGTTATGACAAGACAATATTCAAGACATTTTACCGAACAGAAGAACATTGCTTTTTGCCTTTTTTCCTGTTCATTAGTCACAACCAGCAGTTTTATGAGCTATGCATTGCACCATTAGGTATATAAGCCCACAAAAATACACAGGCAAACGTATTAGATGTTTCTTCTCCACGTTTTTACTGAGATCAAACCATCATATGAAGACAGATGGAGTCAGCGTTTACAATAAATATATGCAAACTGAATTGAGACTGGAGATAAGAGAGATTCCCCCCGAGCCAAATGTTGTCATTCTCATCAGATTACCACACCCCAGCGTTAGCATCTCCTCAGCAGGATATGAGCTCCCAGATCACACCCGATTATTGAGAGTTTCTGCATTTTATTAGTTTTGTAAACAGTGCTTGAGCAAAGTTAAACAGAGGATGTTTTCAGCATTTCATATTGATCTCTGATGAGTTTCCTCCGGACCCCatgttgggagggagggagggagggaggagggggggtagagggaggagaggagaggggagggagggaggagagagggaggggagggaggaaggagagagggaggaaaggaggagacgTAGGGAAGAAAGCGTGGAGAGCAAAATAATGGAGAATGGAGaagtaagggagggagggagaaagggagggaatgagggagggggggatggagggagggaaagagggagggggtggatggagggagggaggggggatggagcaGAGGACGAGAGGGATGCAGGGAAGGGTGGGTCATGTCTTGCCATTTGTCCAGTGGCCGTCAAAGCTGGAAGGAGCAGTGTGGAGTCATGTCAGATAACTGTAAGCTCGTCTGCATGTCTGCCGAGCCGAGTGAGGTCATCAGCTGTGCAGCTGCGGAGGTAGTATTGATACCACCCCAGGGCCCAGCACAGAGGTGAATGGTAATGGATGGAGATATAGATGTTTGACATCGACCAAGCAAGCATGATTTATCCATACGGGGAAGGATATCGGACTCTATAGACAAAGACTATGTGTTTGCCGAGAGCCCAGGCAGTGTGTCACACCGGCCAGCATCGATGTGAGATACAAACCCCTGAGGTGACTCAGCGGTGGTGAGATTTCCTGttgagagactgggagagaaatcAGAGCGGTCACCACACCCTCTCACTCCTGGTGGTGTTGTTTAGACAAAGCCTAGAGAGACTATAGGCTTGGAAGCCATTTCCATTGTAGCATTCTAGTGACTGATGAAATGGCCAAATCTCAGGAAGAAATCTGATACGATTTGCAAAAGAAATGCATTCTTTTGTTGGCAAAAAAAAGATGAGAACCAAAAAGGCTTTTGTCAGAGGAGGCTAACAGATAAGCTGCTGCAAATAAGTATTTTTCACAGTTACATTGCACCTTCACTTCTGACCTTTCAACCCATGGTCCAATCCTATTAAATAACCATCATATTTGCTCATGTCATTTGTTATGAACCTTCAGGCTGCATGGTCAGTGGGACCAGTGGAGATAATTGAAAAGCTGGTCTCCTTCTGCTTGTGTGCtagaggggtcaagggtcagagaAGGATTGGTCAttatcagaggagagagagtggaagagagggagggagagagagggcaatcgagacagggagagagtgaaaaaatAATGAGAGTCAGAGAAATGGACAAAGAGGCTGTTAGTGAGAAAGAGCGACAGGTAAAGAtagagaaacggagagagagagtcagggagacaggaccAACGTGTGACTGCCCTGTCCAGATTAACCCCTCCTGACCTCCACGctggccctcctccacagcggGGGGGCGTTGCCATTAAACCCAGGCG from Hypomesus transpacificus isolate Combined female chromosome 23, fHypTra1, whole genome shotgun sequence encodes:
- the LOC124485771 gene encoding rho-related GTP-binding protein RhoE; translated protein: MDPNQSVKCKIVVVGDSQCGKTALLHVFAKDCFPETYVPTVFENYTASFEIDTKRIELSLWDTSGSPYYDNVRPLSYPDSDAVLICFDISRPETLDSVLKKWRGEIQEFCPNTKMLLVGCKSDLRTDLTTLVELSNHRQTPVSYDQGSNMAKQLSAPYIECSSLQSENSVRDIFHVATLACVNKNSKNVKRSKSSRATKRISHMPNRPELAAVASDIRKDKAKSCAIM